One window of Elaeis guineensis isolate ETL-2024a chromosome 11, EG11, whole genome shotgun sequence genomic DNA carries:
- the LOC105054518 gene encoding uncharacterized protein translates to MISILAQERLLGAALGSVFVGAFVFEQRRSIYRSLSDNASVRYELQERIFRKKSSDLAHLWNKAVDETLGPVVAYLSSRRW, encoded by the exons ATGATTAGCATCCTTGCTCAG GAGCGTCTTCTTGGCGCCGCCTTGGGGAGTGTTTTCGTGGGAGCCTTCGTTTTCGAGCAGCGCAGGAGCATATACAGATCCCTTTCTGATAATGCATCCGTTCGATATGAG CTTCAAGAACGCATATTTCGGAAGAAATCTTCAGATTTAGCACACTTGTGGAACAAAGCTGTGGATGAGACTTTGGGGCCAGTGGTTGCATATCTTAGCTCACGCCGGTGGTAG
- the LOC105054516 gene encoding large ribosomal subunit protein eL42: MFHITCTARASSQNPNNKAAATSGALAARNDSEGRGGERSVGRVATMTFRGRHLSGWGKFLALPECAKVNVPKTKKTYCKNKACRKHTLHKVTQYKKGKDSLSAQGKRRYDRKQSGYGGQTKPVFHKKAKTTKKIVLKLQCQSCKHYSQHPIKRCKHFEIGGDKKGKGTSLF, encoded by the exons ATGTTTCACATCACGTGCACCGCACGTGCTTCCTCTCAAAACCCTAATAATAAGGCGGCCGCCACTTCTGGCGCATTGGCTGCTCGCAACGACTCGGAGGGGAGGGGCGGGGAGAGAAGCGTCGGGCGGGTTGCAACGATG ACTTTCAGAGGACGCCATTTATCTGGGTGGGGAAAATTTTTAGCCCTTCCTGAATGTGCCAAA GTGAACGTTCCAAAAACAAAGAAGACTTATTGCAAGAATAAGGCATGCCGTAAGCATACTCTTCACAAGGTTACCCAGTATAAAAAAGGCAAGGATAGTCTGTCTGCTCAAGGAAAGCGTCGTTACGACCGCAAACAGTCAGGTTATGGTGGTCAGACAAAGCCTGTTTTCCACAAGAAG GCAAAAACAACCAAGAAAATTGTGTTGAAGCTGCAGTGCCAGAGTTGCAAGCATTATTCACAGCACCCTATAAAG AGATGCAAGCATTTTGAAATTGGTGGAGATAAGAAGGGCAAGGGAACGTCTCTCTTCTAG
- the LOC105054517 gene encoding small ribosomal subunit protein uS11z — MDLRKGITVHPLAIERSHRSLLLSIFPNLTLRSARLLIRQHFFSEPAGKGRSIDSATTMSRRKTREPKEENVTLGPTVREGEHVFGVAHIFASFNDTFIHVTDLSGRETMVRITGGMKVKADRDESSPYAAMLAAQDVAQRCKELGITALHIKLRATGGNKTKTPGPGAQSALRALARSGMKIGRIEDVTPIPTDSTRRKGGRRGRRL; from the exons ATGGATCTGAGAAAGGGTATCACCGTCCATCCGCTAGCGATCGAACGGTCACATCGATCACTCCTCCTGTCCATATTTCCAAACCTAACCTTAAGAAGTGCGCGCCTCCTTATCCGGCAACATTTCTTCAGCGAGCCGGCCGGGAAGGGCAGAAGCATCGACTCTGCGACCACCATG TCGAGAAGAAAGACCAGGGAGCCCAAAGAGGAGAATGTGACACTGGGACCTACCGTACGAGAGGGGGAGCATGTTTTTGGTGTTGCCCATATTTTTGCTTCTTTTAATGATACTTTCATA CATGTCACTGATTTATCCGGAAGAGAAACAATGGTCCGCATTACTG GTGGTATGAAGGTCAAAGCTGATCGTGATGAATCATCTCCATATGCAGCTATGCTTGCTGCACAAGATGTTGCACAGCGATGCAAG GAGCTTGGTATAACTGCTCTACATATAAAACTCCGTGCAACTGGTGGAAACAAGACCAAGACACCTGGCCCTGGTGCTCAATCTGCACTTAGAGCTCTTGCTCGATCTGGAATGAAAATTGGTCGTATTG AGGATGTGACACCAATCCCGACTGATAGCACCCGCAGAAAGGGTGGAAGAAGAGGGAGGAGGCTGTAG